The genomic stretch AGAACGTACATAATATTATGGGTGACTATTGCCTTTCGATGTTTTTTATGGTTTTCAAGATAACATCACAACAGGCTGGAATATACCTACAATGTTTGTTATTTTGATACAGCAGTTTCACACCGTTCTTTATGGAGTGGacttttttcaagtctGGCTTTTCTGCAAGAGCgaactgaacaaattgCTCGAACACCGAGAGGTCATATTCCCAATTTTCCCTTTCTTCATTTGAAAATCTAGTCAGAACATCATTCAGTTTCTCAAGGTTTGTTCTGTCTCCTGTTTGTTGGAATGTTAGAATGAAGTACGGTCCGACGCGGGAGATAATATCCCGTCTAGCCTGGCTGAAGCAGTTGGCTTGCAACATGTacccaacagcagcaataAAGTTACCGTCGTATTTCTCCTTCAGAGCCAATGCCTTGAAGACCAAGTGTTCAGGAAGTTTGAATAGATCTAAGTATTCTCTTTCGTCTATTGTCCATATGGCTGGCAGTTTCCGGTACACAATAGAGTCGATATGGTGTCTTGCACAAAGGTCATCATTCAGGAAATATGACACATACAGTGCCTCCAGTTCTAGCTGCGAAATTTTAAGCTGATCTATAAATTGCAACGTTATTTTATCGCAGAAGGCATTGGAAAAGGTCCGTGAGCTACCAAAGTTCAACAGCTGGACCATGTACCACACGAATTGAATATCTGAGATATGATTGTCAACCATATAACTAATCAGTAACTGTTCGATGTCATGCTCTTCTCCATATAGGTCCAAAACACAGTAGATTAGATTCTTCTCTTCGACCACGAGGCTCGAAATACTTTGCTTGACGAGTTCCTCAAGTGACAGTTCATCGATTGTCCCATAAAAAATGTGCAATGCAACGACAGAGAGCCAGCCATATTCTTCAGACAGTTTTTCAATCTCAACTTTATCTTCAAATAAGGTCCCGCTCAAAAGCTGATAAATACGAATGATATCCGAATCGATAAAATGTCCACTTGCTTCCCATACAGCCAATTGTTCACCGGCCAATTCACGAACACGAGGGTTGTTAGAGTCTAAGTATGTCAACAAAATAGACAAATGCCCATTTTGGCTTTCAAGCGCTGTTCTAGATGCAGAAATGACATCATTCATTATCAGGTGAGTAAATATCATTTGAGCCGGAAATGCATTGTGATTGTTACTTGTATCAAATGTTGGTTTGATTTGCTCCACTAACCACTGGCATAGTTTTTCATATCTAtatcttttcaaaagtgGCTTGGCAGAACTGGAATTGGAAACTTCAAAAGGGAATGAGATCGGATCAAACAAAATGGAGCAGAGTTGCCATATTTTATACATTTTATTGTTTTTGCCTGCATGCTCCAACAAGTTCTTAAATTCCAGTGAAAATTTCGCTATGCTTGGGTAACCGTTGTCAGATCGTAAAGTTATCTCTGAAAGTTTAAGTTGGTCTGGATTGATGCTGGTTTGCAACACACTTTGTTTGCTGGATAAGCCAAGCAACTCACAAACTGCAGTGCCCGAGTTTGTACGTATGTCCTTTAGTAAAACAAAATTATTGTCGAGAACTTTGGCAAACTTGCTACTAGTACTCAACCTCAACTCGcttgtaatttttttgtctgtTTCAAGCTCTTTGTTATACTCTAAAAGCATGTCACTCACCTGACCATAACCGATCGCCTTTGGGTTTGACATcatttttccaaatatcgtttttgaagaggacCCTGCAAGTGTGAGCTGTTCAACCCAATCACGGGATGTTGCCAACATTGGATCTGCTTGTAGACCCTCAAAATCATGTTCAGTCACGTCCGGTTCATATTCTTTCTCATCTATCATGTAGTCGTCATCGAATTCTGGGTGTATCATGAGCTGCGAGTTGTCTGGAACGTCACGCTTCTCTAGCATACTGGGATCGAAAGATTGTTTACCACTGAAATGATTTTCATTTGTCACAGTTTGGTTAGACTGAGCCAAGTTTCTCTGTGTTCGGTCAGTACcaagttttgaattttgttCCTTTTTTAACATTTCAACAACCGCTTCATCACTTACTTCTACGTCCTCTTCGTTCACCAATCCCCATATACTGAAATGTttaactttgaaagtccATACACCACCAAAGGGATTGTAAGAAATAAACTCCATATCGCTCATATTTCCAAGTCTTTTTATTAAGAGATGCACTTCGTTAGTTTTAGAGGGGTCGGTGATTGgggtttttgttttcttgtcAACTGGATAAACATTTTCAAGGGTGATTGTGGCAGAAACATTCAAACCATAACCAATGGGTGGTTTGCGGTTGCTATCAGGATAAACTTCAACCGTTTTTGTTTGCCGAAAAATTACAGTCTTGCCAAACAACTCATCTGCAAAATTAGGTGCAAAGTCAGTTAAGTTGACATCTGTGTTGAAAGTGATGCTACCGTAGCCCTTTCTGCCAATGACAAAATTTGGAACTGCGCATAACTGCGAGACTGTCAGATCTTTCAAGATTGCAACAGAGGGCGAACACCAATAATCAGTGCTCAATTCACTCGATTTTTGACCAACAACATTAATATCTGCTCCAATGTCTGGAGAATTACTTTCTTTAGGTAAATGTTCACTTGGACCTTGGTTTTTGTGAGGAACGTCGTTGTTATCATTGTCTGAGTTATTATTCGTATTATTTGTTACTTCGCGatcctcatttttttcatccAAATCAAAAGAGTCGTGGTGGTCCTGAGTAACCACAGCATTTCCAGAGAAAAGCTTTATTTTCTTAGCAGCACTCCTGTTTGGATCTATTTTTAGTCTCCGCAGTTGAGTGATACCCTCTCTATCAGAGGTCAGTAAACCAGACTTATTCATCGAGAAATCCTTTCTAGCAGACAATAAGTCAGAATCGCGAGAATAATCGTTCCCTGACCACGATTTACCGTAGCTTTGAGAAAAGATACCTCTGGTGGCCGAATGCTTATCGGAAGAATTCAACCTTGAGCTCAATTTATTGAACAAGTTTGAATGAGGCATATTGACCGTCGGCTTCGGGATGCTATTACTTGAAGACATCCAAGACGATCTTCTATACCCTGTGTTAGCGGTATTATCAAAGTCAGAACGGTTCTGACGTTTTTGAGAAACTTCCCCATTCAATGAAGAGGTAATTGATGCTGGTATACTTGCACTTGAAAACGGCACATTATTTGTAGGTCCACTGTTCACGTTGATACCATAAGGGTTAGTTTCCGCTTTAACTGCAGCTGAGTTTCCTAATAACGGATTTCCTACGTTGGAAGAGTTGGTACCGAATGGTCTATTCACTGCATTTGTAGGG from Huiozyma naganishii CBS 8797 chromosome 6, complete genome encodes the following:
- the NUP145 gene encoding nucleocytoplasmic transporter NUP145 (similar to Saccharomyces cerevisiae NUP145 (YGL092W); ancestral locus Anc_6.180) yields the protein MFNRNSNGSSLFGNVNTSTPTSTPGPNTAAGSNAQFMQKPTVSGGMFGAPNGNLSGTMANSTPSPSTTLFNRNPPANQTGTGLFGNSSQQQQTNQSGTGLFGNGNQQQQTNQSGTGLFGNSNQQQQTNNQTNGLFGNNSTNFSTTGGLFGNKTGGPTTLQTNTPKSTGPSLFGNSNTNNQGTGLSGGPKPATGGLFGNSANTGALGGSGGLFGGNPTNAVNRPFGTNSSNVGNPLLGNSAAVKAETNPYGINVNSGPTNNVPFSSASIPASITSSLNGEVSQKRQNRSDFDNTANTGYRRSSWMSSSNSIPKPTVNMPHSNLFNKLSSRLNSSDKHSATRGIFSQSYGKSWSGNDYSRDSDLLSARKDFSMNKSGLLTSDREGITQLRRLKIDPNRSAAKKIKLFSGNAVVTQDHHDSFDLDEKNEDREVTNNTNNNSDNDNNDVPHKNQGPSEHLPKESNSPDIGADINVVGQKSSELSTDYWCSPSVAILKDLTVSQLCAVPNFVIGRKGYGSITFNTDVNLTDFAPNFADELFGKTVIFRQTKTVEVYPDSNRKPPIGYGLNVSATITLENVYPVDKKTKTPITDPSKTNEVHLLIKRLGNMSDMEFISYNPFGGVWTFKVKHFSIWGLVNEEDVEVSDEAVVEMLKKEQNSKLGTDRTQRNLAQSNQTVTNENHFSGKQSFDPSMLEKRDVPDNSQLMIHPEFDDDYMIDEKEYEPDVTEHDFEGLQADPMLATSRDWVEQLTLAGSSSKTIFGKMMSNPKAIGYGQVSDMLLEYNKELETDKKITSELRLSTSSKFAKVLDNNFVLLKDIRTNSGTAVCELLGLSSKQSVLQTSINPDQLKLSEITLRSDNGYPSIAKFSLEFKNLLEHAGKNNKMYKIWQLCSILFDPISFPFEVSNSSSAKPLLKRYRYEKLCQWLVEQIKPTFDTSNNHNAFPAQMIFTHLIMNDVISASRTALESQNGHLSILLTYLDSNNPRVRELAGEQLAVWEASGHFIDSDIIRIYQLLSGTLFEDKVEIEKLSEEYGWLSVVALHIFYGTIDELSLEELVKQSISSLVVEEKNLIYCVLDLYGEEHDIEQLLISYMVDNHISDIQFVWYMVQLLNFGSSRTFSNAFCDKITLQFIDQLKISQLELEALYVSYFLNDDLCARHHIDSIVYRKLPAIWTIDEREYLDLFKLPEHLVFKALALKEKYDGNFIAAVGYMLQANCFSQARRDIISRVGPYFILTFQQTGDRTNLEKLNDVLTRFSNEERENWEYDLSVFEQFVQFALAEKPDLKKVHSIKNGVKLLYQNNKHCRYIPACCDVILKTIKNIERQ